Proteins from one Streptomyces sp. NBC_00289 genomic window:
- a CDS encoding YihY/virulence factor BrkB family protein, which translates to MCTEDRTAGIPRERLVRTLTFWLRPAFALRVINRFQKIVGFDRSMALASSALTALVPLAILSGAVLSNLVHYDAAERIIKRYGLTGAGAEAVDSLFSPAANASAGVGAFGFVFLTISGLSFARASQRLFEQTWELKPLSVRNTRNGLYWILTLVGYALLTGWLSAVFSGGALLLAAVACEVPLTAAFLVWSGWILSAKRITWSDLVPFGVITALLTAACSVGASIYLPRLFNSSVSRYGVVGAVFALLSALFATMLVVVASAALGREVGDELSRIRQGRRPSDNEVRQQWDSVVEQTRSRWHTARKQVSRRRRGDPDH; encoded by the coding sequence ATGTGCACGGAGGACAGGACGGCAGGGATCCCACGCGAGCGGCTGGTCAGAACGCTGACGTTCTGGCTGCGTCCCGCCTTTGCCCTGCGAGTCATCAACCGTTTCCAGAAGATCGTGGGTTTCGACCGCTCGATGGCCCTGGCCTCCAGCGCTCTTACCGCACTGGTCCCGCTCGCGATCCTCAGCGGCGCCGTTCTCAGCAACCTCGTCCACTACGACGCCGCGGAACGCATCATCAAGCGTTACGGCCTCACCGGAGCAGGCGCCGAGGCGGTCGACTCGCTCTTCTCCCCGGCCGCGAACGCGAGCGCCGGCGTGGGTGCCTTCGGGTTCGTGTTCCTGACGATCTCGGGCCTGAGCTTCGCACGAGCCTCGCAGAGACTCTTCGAACAGACCTGGGAACTCAAGCCCCTCAGCGTGCGCAACACGCGCAACGGCCTGTACTGGATCCTCACCCTCGTCGGCTACGCCCTGCTCACCGGCTGGCTCTCCGCGGTCTTCAGCGGAGGCGCGCTGCTTCTGGCCGCCGTGGCGTGCGAGGTGCCGTTGACCGCCGCATTCCTCGTCTGGAGCGGCTGGATCCTGTCAGCGAAGCGGATCACCTGGTCTGACCTGGTCCCCTTCGGCGTCATCACGGCCCTTCTGACGGCGGCCTGTTCCGTGGGCGCAAGCATCTATCTGCCACGCCTCTTCAACTCCTCCGTCTCCCGCTACGGCGTCGTCGGTGCGGTCTTCGCCCTGCTCTCGGCACTCTTCGCGACCATGCTCGTCGTCGTCGCATCGGCGGCCCTGGGCCGAGAGGTGGGCGACGAGCTCAGCCGCATCCGCCAGGGCCGGCGCCCTTCCGACAACGAGGTCCGGCAACAGTGGGACAGCGTGGTCGAGCAGACCCGATCCCGTTGGCACACCGCACGGAAACAGGTCTCCCGTCGACGGCGCGGCGACCCGGACCACTGA
- a CDS encoding DUF3455 domain-containing protein has translation MKLAKRLILTTAAFAAVAAGTLSSASVGLAASSQPAGAGVDAPAALKVPDGNRLTGVFSAAGVQTYTCTDGAWKLLEPAATLWAKKDRSHRPVALHSRGPVWVSTRDGSAVNATAVANSPKAGTIPELLLQATATRGTGIFADVSYIQRLNTHGGVAPTTACTGTDQVSVPYSATYAFYKPAK, from the coding sequence ATGAAGCTCGCCAAGCGTCTCATCCTCACCACGGCAGCCTTCGCCGCCGTAGCAGCCGGCACGCTCTCGAGCGCGTCGGTCGGCCTGGCCGCGTCCTCGCAGCCGGCCGGCGCAGGCGTCGACGCTCCCGCCGCCCTGAAGGTCCCCGACGGCAACCGGCTCACCGGCGTCTTCTCCGCCGCGGGCGTCCAGACCTACACCTGCACCGACGGTGCCTGGAAGCTGCTGGAGCCCGCCGCCACCCTCTGGGCCAAGAAGGACCGTTCCCACCGCCCCGTCGCCCTTCACTCCCGCGGCCCCGTCTGGGTGTCCACGAGAGACGGCAGCGCGGTCAACGCCACCGCCGTCGCCAACTCCCCGAAGGCCGGCACCATCCCCGAGCTCCTCCTGCAGGCCACCGCCACTCGCGGCACCGGGATCTTCGCCGACGTCTCCTACATCCAGCGTCTGAACACCCACGGCGGCGTCGCCCCCACCACCGCGTGCACGGGCACCGACCAGGTCAGCGTCCCCTACTCCGCCACCTACGCCTTCTACAAGCCGGCCAAGTAG
- a CDS encoding alpha/beta fold hydrolase: MAMVNVGQENGTPIDIYYEDHGSGQPVVLIHGYPLNGHSWEKQERDLLNAGFRVITYDRRGFGNSSQPTVGYDYDTFAADLNALLDRLAVPDVILCGFSMGTGEVTRYLGTYGSGRVSKAVLMGAIPPFLLKTDDNPEGVDRSVFDGIKEAVVKDRPAYFKDFLDNFYNVDTYRGTRISDQAWNNSFNTAVAASAHAAYACVDTWLTDFREDLPKIDVPTLLIHGDADRILPYENTAARLPELIKDLTFVTVRGGPHNIAWTHPEVVNPALLDFVRG, encoded by the coding sequence ATGGCCATGGTGAACGTGGGCCAGGAGAACGGCACACCGATCGACATCTACTACGAGGACCACGGCAGTGGGCAGCCCGTCGTGCTGATCCACGGATACCCGCTGAACGGTCACTCCTGGGAGAAGCAGGAGCGTGACCTGCTGAACGCCGGTTTCCGGGTCATCACCTACGACCGCCGGGGCTTCGGCAACTCGAGCCAGCCGACGGTCGGTTACGACTACGACACGTTCGCCGCCGACCTCAACGCGCTCCTCGACCGGCTCGCCGTGCCCGACGTGATCCTGTGCGGGTTCTCCATGGGCACCGGCGAGGTGACCCGGTACCTGGGCACCTACGGATCGGGGCGGGTCAGCAAGGCGGTCCTCATGGGGGCGATCCCGCCGTTCCTGCTCAAGACCGACGACAACCCGGAGGGCGTCGACCGGTCCGTCTTCGACGGCATCAAGGAAGCCGTGGTCAAGGACCGGCCGGCGTACTTCAAGGACTTCCTCGACAACTTCTACAACGTCGACACCTACCGCGGCACCCGCATCAGCGACCAGGCGTGGAACAACAGCTTCAACACGGCCGTCGCGGCCTCGGCGCACGCCGCCTACGCGTGCGTGGACACCTGGCTGACCGACTTCCGCGAAGACCTCCCCAAGATCGACGTGCCGACACTCCTCATCCACGGGGACGCCGACCGCATCCTGCCCTACGAGAACACCGCCGCGCGGCTGCCCGAGCTGATCAAGGACCTCACCTTCGTCACCGTACGAGGAGGTCCGCACAACATCGCCTGGACGCATCCGGAGGTCGTCAATCCGGCCCTGCTGGACTTCGTCAGGGGATAG
- a CDS encoding serine hydrolase domain-containing protein, translating to MADIQGSYDDLFSAVPRALAALLDEGDVGGSVAVLVDGEPVVDVWGGFADADRTVAWQRDTIVNVWSVTKTMTALCALVLADRGELDLAAPVARYWPEFATAGKEGVLVRHLLAHTSGLPEFDAPTSVEDLCDWPSVTARLAAQVPRWEPGSAAGYHSLTQGFLVGEVLRRITGRSVGEFFADEVAGPLGADFHIGLAAEHDPRVAPTVPPPSRTEDYSASAPGTPGSGAPAPTGADPGTSTGTRTSTPIRVRDGNTPAWRRAQIPAASGFGNARSVALVQSVMACGGAARGVRLLSRAGVDRAWEEQFRGEDRELGMSVRWGLGYGLFGSTYGWGGWGGSLVMVEPDSRMAVAYVTNQMREPADDTRGMELVMAAYDGLTGLRG from the coding sequence ATGGCCGACATCCAGGGCTCATACGATGATCTGTTCTCCGCCGTGCCGCGTGCGCTGGCCGCGTTGCTGGACGAGGGAGACGTGGGCGGTTCCGTCGCGGTCCTCGTGGACGGCGAGCCGGTGGTGGACGTCTGGGGCGGGTTCGCCGACGCGGACCGCACGGTCGCGTGGCAGCGGGACACGATCGTCAACGTCTGGTCCGTCACGAAGACCATGACGGCGTTGTGCGCGCTCGTTCTGGCCGACCGCGGGGAGCTCGACCTCGCCGCACCGGTCGCCCGGTACTGGCCCGAGTTCGCCACGGCGGGCAAGGAAGGCGTGCTGGTACGCCATCTGCTCGCGCACACCTCGGGGCTGCCCGAGTTCGACGCGCCCACATCGGTCGAGGACCTCTGCGACTGGCCGTCCGTCACGGCACGGCTGGCCGCTCAGGTTCCGCGATGGGAGCCGGGCAGCGCGGCCGGGTACCACTCGCTCACCCAGGGGTTCCTGGTGGGCGAGGTCCTGCGCCGGATCACCGGCCGGAGCGTGGGGGAGTTCTTCGCCGACGAGGTGGCCGGCCCGCTGGGCGCCGACTTCCACATCGGGCTGGCCGCCGAGCACGACCCCCGGGTGGCACCCACGGTCCCGCCCCCGTCCCGGACCGAGGACTACAGCGCGAGCGCGCCCGGCACGCCAGGCAGCGGCGCACCGGCACCCACCGGCGCGGACCCAGGCACGAGCACGGGCACCCGCACCTCCACCCCCATCAGAGTCCGTGACGGAAACACCCCCGCCTGGCGTCGGGCCCAGATTCCCGCCGCGAGCGGATTCGGCAACGCGCGCTCGGTCGCCCTCGTGCAGTCGGTGATGGCCTGCGGCGGAGCGGCACGCGGGGTGAGGCTGCTGTCGCGAGCGGGCGTCGACCGGGCGTGGGAGGAGCAGTTCCGGGGCGAGGACCGCGAGCTGGGCATGTCTGTCCGGTGGGGCCTGGGCTACGGGCTGTTCGGCAGCACCTACGGCTGGGGCGGTTGGGGCGGCTCCCTGGTCATGGTCGAACCCGACAGCCGTATGGCGGTGGCGTACGTGACGAACCAGATGCGCGAACCCGCGGACGACACCAGGGGAATGGAACTCGTGATGGCCGCCTACGACGGACTCACGGGTCTGCGGGGCTGA
- a CDS encoding SDR family oxidoreductase: protein MTTPTPTPILVTGGTGTLGGHVVPLLRAAGHEVRVLSRQARPAADGVEYVTGDLLKDEGIEAAVRGAETILHLAGGPKGDDEAARTLVRAARAAGVRHLVHISVVGADRVPLAWLRSKLAAERAIADSGIGWTTLRAAQFHDLTLTMVEKMTRLPLLPVPGGLRLQPVDSREVAHRLVELTLGEPSGLVPDLTGPKLYDIAALARPYLDLHGRRRRPALPVRIPGKAGKAYRAGANLTLEGADTAKRTWEEFLAERVR from the coding sequence ATGACGACACCGACACCCACCCCGATCCTGGTCACCGGCGGCACGGGCACGCTCGGCGGTCACGTGGTGCCGCTGCTGCGCGCGGCGGGCCACGAGGTACGCGTTCTCAGCCGGCAGGCCCGTCCCGCCGCGGACGGCGTCGAGTACGTCACCGGCGACCTGCTGAAGGACGAAGGCATCGAGGCCGCGGTGCGCGGAGCGGAGACGATCCTGCACCTGGCGGGCGGCCCCAAGGGCGACGACGAGGCGGCCCGCACACTGGTACGGGCGGCCCGGGCGGCCGGAGTCCGTCACCTCGTGCACATCTCGGTCGTCGGAGCGGACCGCGTACCGCTGGCCTGGCTGCGCTCCAAGCTGGCGGCGGAACGCGCTATCGCCGACTCGGGCATCGGGTGGACCACGCTGCGGGCGGCCCAGTTCCACGACCTCACGCTGACCATGGTCGAGAAGATGACCCGGCTCCCGCTCCTCCCGGTCCCCGGGGGCCTCCGCCTCCAGCCGGTCGACTCACGCGAAGTGGCGCACCGACTGGTGGAGTTGACACTCGGCGAACCGTCCGGCCTGGTTCCCGACCTGACGGGCCCCAAGCTGTACGACATCGCCGCGCTGGCCCGCCCCTACCTCGACCTCCACGGCAGGCGCCGCCGCCCGGCCCTGCCGGTCCGCATCCCCGGCAAGGCGGGCAAGGCCTACCGGGCGGGCGCGAACCTGACGCTGGAGGGAGCGGACACGGCGAAGCGGACCTGGGAGGAGTTCCTGGCGGAGCGGGTGCGGTGA
- a CDS encoding Type 1 glutamine amidotransferase-like domain-containing protein, with the protein MSSRTFLIGGGWDPAAAAAVYGPFLRAAGDAPRIGCVVVDEGDGAEQFARYEAVLRVVDADCAAVPLLVPLGKELGEQVDVEAVSYDVEAVSYDVDGVLVCGGLTPAYQEALRGGLPRLLAARGIPYAGFSAGAAVAAERALVGGWLSDGVAVCPEDAAEDLEEVEVRAGLGLVPFAVDVHAAQWGTLPRLITAVARDALPHGVAIDENTVLDVDADGGLARVFGHGRAHSVRPAPGADGGVLVRSFRAGESFTVR; encoded by the coding sequence ATGAGCAGCCGTACGTTTCTGATCGGCGGTGGGTGGGATCCCGCGGCCGCCGCGGCGGTCTACGGCCCCTTCCTGCGGGCCGCCGGGGACGCGCCCCGCATCGGCTGCGTTGTCGTCGACGAGGGCGACGGGGCCGAGCAGTTCGCCCGGTACGAGGCCGTGCTGCGGGTCGTCGACGCCGACTGCGCGGCCGTACCGCTGCTCGTGCCTCTCGGCAAGGAGCTCGGCGAGCAGGTCGACGTCGAGGCCGTGTCGTACGACGTCGAGGCCGTGTCGTACGACGTCGACGGCGTCCTGGTCTGCGGTGGGCTCACGCCCGCCTACCAGGAGGCGCTTCGCGGCGGGCTGCCGCGTCTGCTCGCCGCGCGGGGCATCCCGTACGCCGGTTTCTCGGCCGGAGCGGCCGTCGCCGCCGAACGGGCCCTGGTCGGGGGGTGGCTCTCCGACGGTGTCGCGGTGTGCCCGGAGGACGCCGCCGAGGATCTGGAGGAGGTCGAGGTACGGGCCGGTCTCGGACTCGTGCCCTTCGCCGTGGACGTGCACGCCGCGCAGTGGGGGACCCTGCCCCGGCTGATCACCGCGGTGGCCCGGGACGCCCTCCCCCACGGTGTCGCCATCGACGAGAACACCGTGCTGGACGTGGATGCCGACGGGGGGCTCGCCCGGGTGTTCGGGCACGGGCGCGCGCACTCCGTACGGCCCGCGCCCGGCGCGGACGGCGGGGTGCTCGTACGGTCCTTCCGGGCCGGCGAGTCCTTCACGGTTCGCTGA
- a CDS encoding NAD(P)-dependent alcohol dehydrogenase — MTTVAAYAAPAAKAPLERTTIERRPVGEFDVLIDVKFAGICHSDIHQAREGWGEAIFPMVPGHEIAGIVSEVGSGVTRFRVGDRVGVGCLVDSCRECDNCKAGLEQYCTGGSVGTYNAVGKDGEPTYGGYSEKIVVDENYTLRIPEGLKLDEAAPLLCAGITTYSPLKHWNAGPGKKVAILGMGGLGHMGVKIAHALGAEVTVLSQSLRKKEDGLKLGADHYYATSDPETFTELRGTFDLILSTVSAPLNLDQFLSLLRTDGAFVNVGAPEEPVALNLFSVIGGRKTLAGSGIGGIQETQDMLDFCAEHGFGAEIELISASEINEAYERVLASDVRYRFVIDTATI, encoded by the coding sequence ATGACCACCGTCGCCGCTTACGCAGCTCCCGCCGCCAAGGCCCCGCTGGAGCGCACCACCATCGAGCGCCGTCCGGTCGGTGAGTTCGACGTCCTGATCGACGTCAAGTTCGCCGGCATCTGCCACTCCGACATCCACCAGGCCCGGGAGGGCTGGGGCGAGGCGATCTTCCCGATGGTCCCCGGCCACGAGATCGCCGGCATAGTCTCCGAGGTCGGCTCCGGTGTCACCAGGTTCCGGGTCGGCGACCGGGTGGGCGTCGGCTGCCTGGTCGACTCCTGCCGTGAGTGCGACAACTGCAAGGCGGGCCTCGAGCAGTACTGCACCGGTGGCAGCGTCGGCACGTACAACGCCGTCGGCAAGGACGGCGAGCCCACCTACGGCGGCTACTCCGAGAAGATCGTCGTCGACGAGAACTACACCCTCCGCATCCCGGAGGGCCTGAAGCTGGACGAGGCCGCGCCGCTGCTGTGCGCCGGGATCACCACGTACTCCCCGCTGAAGCACTGGAACGCCGGCCCCGGCAAGAAGGTCGCCATCCTCGGCATGGGCGGCCTCGGCCACATGGGCGTCAAGATCGCCCACGCGCTGGGCGCCGAGGTCACCGTGCTCTCGCAGTCGCTGCGCAAGAAGGAGGACGGCCTCAAGCTGGGCGCCGACCACTACTACGCCACCAGCGACCCGGAGACCTTCACGGAGCTGCGCGGCACCTTCGACCTGATCCTGTCGACCGTCTCCGCCCCGCTGAACCTCGACCAGTTCCTGTCCCTCCTCAGGACCGACGGCGCCTTCGTGAACGTCGGCGCGCCGGAGGAGCCCGTCGCGCTCAACCTCTTCTCGGTGATCGGCGGCCGCAAGACCCTCGCCGGCTCCGGCATCGGCGGCATCCAGGAGACCCAGGACATGCTGGACTTCTGCGCCGAGCACGGCTTCGGCGCCGAGATCGAGCTGATCAGCGCCTCCGAGATCAACGAGGCCTACGAGCGGGTGCTCGCCAGCGACGTGCGCTACCGCTTCGTGATCGACACGGCGACGATCTGA
- a CDS encoding helix-turn-helix domain-containing protein: MDEQPQPLPEPAGTGGALDRRAELSEFLRTRRARLKPEDVGLRGFGRHRRVPGLRREELAQLAGVSVAYYTRLEQGNGRNVSAEVLDSIARALRLSDAEHAHLTHLAKPKQHRKKSSARPQQVRTSLGQLLDTMDGVPAYVVGQRTEILAWNRMAAAVFGDWSELPQAERNWARLVFLRPDYRELFVDWEQKAIDIVCALRMDAGCRPDDPRLSALVGELSVKSEEFRRLWATHDVKEKNHGVKLLHHPLVGELALRFESLRLSDDSEQSVVIYHAEPASPSADALRLLASWGADATRSGTGRPAPSA, from the coding sequence ATGGACGAACAGCCCCAGCCCCTGCCCGAGCCCGCGGGGACCGGCGGGGCCCTGGACCGGCGTGCCGAGCTCAGCGAGTTCCTGCGCACCCGGCGCGCCCGCCTGAAGCCCGAGGACGTGGGACTGCGGGGCTTCGGACGGCACCGCCGGGTACCGGGGCTGCGCCGCGAGGAGCTCGCGCAGCTCGCCGGGGTGTCGGTGGCGTACTACACGCGGCTGGAGCAGGGCAACGGGCGCAACGTGTCAGCGGAGGTGCTGGACTCGATCGCCCGCGCTCTCCGGCTGAGCGACGCCGAGCACGCGCACCTCACGCATCTGGCGAAGCCGAAGCAGCACCGGAAGAAGTCCTCGGCGCGGCCCCAGCAGGTGCGGACGTCGCTGGGGCAGCTGCTGGACACGATGGACGGCGTTCCGGCGTACGTCGTGGGGCAGCGCACGGAGATCCTGGCGTGGAACCGGATGGCGGCCGCGGTCTTCGGCGACTGGTCGGAGCTGCCGCAGGCGGAACGGAACTGGGCGCGGCTGGTGTTCCTGCGGCCCGACTACCGCGAGCTGTTCGTGGACTGGGAGCAGAAGGCGATCGACATCGTGTGCGCGCTGCGGATGGACGCGGGCTGTCGTCCGGACGATCCGCGGCTGTCCGCGCTGGTGGGCGAGCTCTCCGTGAAGAGCGAGGAGTTCCGGCGGCTGTGGGCCACCCACGACGTCAAGGAGAAGAACCACGGCGTCAAGCTGCTGCACCATCCGCTGGTGGGTGAACTGGCCCTGCGGTTCGAGTCGCTGCGGCTCTCCGACGACAGTGAGCAGAGCGTGGTGATCTACCACGCTGAGCCCGCTTCCCCCTCGGCGGACGCCCTGCGCCTGCTGGCGAGCTGGGGAGCGGACGCCACCCGGTCGGGGACGGGGAGGCCGGCGCCGTCGGCGTGA
- a CDS encoding group II truncated hemoglobin: protein MTTQTVEYIRYRIPEDRSAEFLAAYTRAAAQLAAAPECLDYELARSEEDFEHFILRITWTSSEAHLKGFRESELFADFLAEIRPYIGNIEEMRHYKPTAVRGTGSAVPTLYAWAGGAEAFARLTSVFYDKVLRDDLLAPLFEGLAAEHASHVALWLSEVFGGPPAYSETQGGHGHMVAKHFGKDITEAQRRRWVNLVQDAADEAGLPADAEFRSAFLAYVEWGTRLAVHFSGPDATPPAEQPVPKWTWGAMPPYQG from the coding sequence ATGACCACACAGACCGTCGAGTACATCCGCTACCGCATCCCGGAAGACCGCTCGGCGGAGTTCCTCGCCGCCTACACCCGCGCCGCCGCGCAGCTCGCCGCGGCGCCGGAATGCCTCGACTACGAACTGGCGCGCAGCGAGGAGGACTTCGAGCACTTCATCCTGCGCATCACCTGGACGTCGAGCGAGGCCCACCTCAAGGGATTCCGCGAGTCGGAGCTGTTCGCCGACTTCCTCGCCGAGATCCGCCCCTACATCGGCAACATCGAGGAGATGCGCCACTACAAGCCGACGGCGGTGCGGGGCACGGGCTCGGCCGTCCCGACCCTCTACGCCTGGGCGGGCGGCGCCGAGGCCTTCGCCCGGCTGACCTCCGTCTTCTACGACAAGGTCCTCCGGGACGACCTGCTGGCCCCGCTGTTCGAGGGCCTGGCCGCCGAACACGCCTCCCATGTCGCGCTCTGGCTGAGCGAGGTCTTCGGCGGCCCGCCCGCCTACTCCGAGACCCAGGGCGGGCACGGCCACATGGTCGCCAAGCACTTCGGCAAGGACATCACCGAGGCGCAGCGCCGCCGTTGGGTCAACCTCGTCCAGGACGCGGCGGACGAGGCGGGCCTGCCGGCCGACGCCGAGTTCCGCTCTGCCTTCCTGGCGTACGTGGAGTGGGGCACCCGGCTCGCGGTCCACTTCTCCGGCCCGGACGCGACCCCGCCGGCGGAACAGCCGGTGCCGAAGTGGACATGGGGGGCCATGCCGCCGTACCAGGGCTGA